AATACCCTATAAAGCAAGGAACAACACCCATATTGGCAACATTAGCCCCTAAAGCGAGAAGTCCACCATCCTGAAAAATCAAGCTTTGCACAATGAGCACACAGGCCATTATAAGCACCCCCGCCCAAGGACCTAAAAGGATAGCAGCTAAAGCAGCTCCGATAAGATGCCCAGAAGTACCCCCAGCCACAGGGAAATTCAACATCTGGGCAGCAAAGATAAAAGCCGCCAGCACTCCCATCAGAGGTATTTGCTTCTCACCCATCTTTTTGTTCGTCGCCTTTACCGCATAAGCAACACTGCCAGCAGCCATGGCAATTCCAGCCGCTGCTACCGGCGTACTAATAAAGCCATCTGGAATATGCATCGAAATCCCCCTAAACAAACACATTCAATTAAATGCAACTGCAACTAATTTCACCAAGCACCAAAAATAAAAATCATCCTAGCTACCTTGACACCTCGAACACAGACCAAAAACAGCCATATGTTTCAAATCAGCCTTAAACTGATACATATCGGTCAAAGTATTTTCCAAATGAGTCAGTGCCGACTCAGGCAAATCAATTAGTCTGCCGCACTTCTGGCACACAAGATGATGATGATGCCCTTTCTCCGCAGGATGGAAACGAACACACCCGTCTCCCAAGGCTATCTCTGTAACCAGCCCGAGTTCCTTCAACAAATCTAATGTCCGGTAAACCGTAGAAATATTGGCATAAGGATACCTGGCTTTAACCTGAGCATAAATCTCCTCAGCGCTAACATGCTTGTCAGCGCTATGCAACGCTTCGACCACCATCATCCGCTGCGGCGTCAGCCTATAGCCCATCCCTTTAAGCGCCTGACCACAACTCATATCTATAAAGTATAGCAACGGAAGATGAAAAATGCAAACAGTTGCATTAGCAACTAATTGAAACTCATGAAAGCTTGTCCTTGCTATTCAATGATATAGTAACCGGACCATCGTTATATATTTCCACCAGCATGTGTTGCTGAAATCTCCCCGTCTCCACTTTCAGCCCGGTATCGCGTACTCGGCCAATAAGAAAGTTAATCAAAGCTTCGGCCTGCTCCGGCGGTGCTGCTTCTTCAAAACTAGGTCGACGTCCCTTCCGCGTATCAGCCAAGAGGGTAAACTGGCTGATAATCAAAACTTCGCCTTTAGTTTCCAGCACCGAAAGATTGAACTTGCTTGCTTCGTCAGCAAAAACACGAAGGCTGGTCATCTTTTCAGCTAGATAAGCAGCGTCTCTCTCCGTGTCTCCCCGAGCTACACCAACGAGGACAACTAAACCCCGACCTATTTCTCCAACGACCTCACCATTCACACTTACAGATGCCTTGGTGACCCGCTGCACTAACGCCTTCAAAACGTCTCCAATCTCTTAACGAACTAGTAAAAGCCTACCTCGATATTTTACGAAAGCAGTCCGCCTAAGACAAATTGACACCTAAAATTTGATAGAGTACAATGGTTTTTGCATAAGACACTGAGGACCAAGCATGATAGAGATAGAGATGACGATTCACAGCATTCGGGTGAGCCCGATGAATTATGATCACGCAGTAATCCTGCTAAAAGAGAAGGCGTCAGACCGCTACCTGCCTATCTGGATCGGCCTAGCAGAGGCAAACGCTATATCAATAAAATTGCAGAATGTTGATTTAGCACGACCAATGACCCACGATCTTCTTAAAAATGCAATCTTCGCGCTGGAATCCACATCAGGAACCGTAGTAAGTAAAATTGTTGTAAATGACCTCCGTGCTGACACTTTCTATGCCCAGATTATTTTTGAAACTACCAATGGACCGAACCCGATCAGCGTAAAGCACCTCCCTGAAGGTAGTTCGCGTCGAGGACATGATAACGAACCATGGATATCTCTCACCTGGCAGGGAAAAGAGCACAAACTTAAAATAGCCAATGAGTTGCACGAATCAGGTGACAGATTCATCGAGGCGGTGAATGATGACGGCCTGATGTTTGTACTTCGCTTTGACAAAACAATTGAACGGTGGCTTCTTACCAAAATAAAGCTTGATTCCCGTCCCAGCGATGCAATCGCTTTAGCAGTAAGAGTAGCAGTACCTATATATGTTGAGGAAGCAGTCTTGGACAAGGCTGGCATCATGCTCGACCTAGAAACAGGCAAACCCATACCCATAGATAGAAGTGCTGATAAGCCAGGCGGTAAGGGTAAGGTTGACGAGCAAGAACTGAAGAAACTGTCAGCTTTCTACGATTTCATTAATACCCTTAACTTGGATGACATAGGGAAGCATAAATCATAAACAGACACACATATGCGCCATATTTACAAAGTCTGTTCAACGACTCGATAGGGATTTAGCTGAACTTCCCAGTCAAAGTACAGGGCAACAACATAGCTTTGTGTCTACCAAACACGGCGGTTGTTTATAAGAGCTACAAGGGGCTGGTACCTAGCTGATAAAACCAAACTAATGTAGTCCATCAACAATTTGTGGCATTGTCTTTTAGTACATATGAAAATTAGTCCTAAGGTCGATGACAGCTATTTCTCAACCTGCTAGATTAAGTGTATGGACAAAATTGTGCCAAGGCAAGAAGCAGTTTCACATAGCTTCTGAAGTCTTATAACTAAAAAGCCACAACATAACTAGAAAGCAGATTACAGAAATAGCAACATGACTTCAGTTCAAGAAAAGGCCTATTATATAGTGGCGCAGCCTAAGCCCGATAAACCGACATCAAAGGAATGGGTCCGCCCCCTGTGGTTCCTTTTCACCGTTGGCTGGTACGTGGCCCTGAGCGTTGTTCTCCCAACCTTATTAGGCCTCTGGCTCGACAGTCCCGAAAGGTTTGACAGCCACCCTCTATTCACACTCATCGGTTTCTTCCTAGGCACAGTAATTGCCTTTTACGGTCTGTACCAGATGCTACGCCAATTCTATAGGGAGCAAAAGGAGCAGGACAAGAGCAAAGAGTCGCAATAGTGAGATGAAATTAGGCTGTGGTTGCTCTACAAAAATCTTTGCCTTGGTGGCTATTGTTCTGCTGGCGCTTCTATTAACGGGATTTGTGGTTGGACCAATTGGCTCAAGTCTACTAGGCATTAAAGCTCCTAGTTTCCTGGCTGTGACCAAGCCTCAAGTTGAACTCCCATCAGAAGGCATATTTCATGTCAGCACCTTTACCATCACAAATACTCTTATAGCTTCCTGGCTTACCATGATTGTTTTGGCCGTCTTATTTTACGCCGCCACTCGCAAGATGAGATTGATACCGGGTGGGCTCCAGAACCTCGCTGAATTTATCATAGAAACACTCTTAAACTTCGTTAAAGGCGTAGCCGGAGACAAAAATGCTCGAAAACTCTTCCCGGTGGTAGCCACCATATTCCTTTATGTCCTGACTAATGCTTTTCTAGCTCTTCTACCCTTCTTTGGAACCGTAGGTATTACTGAGCACAATGGTACCTTTGTGCCTTTGCTCCGGGCGGCAAACACAGATATCAATTTACCTCTCTCTATCGCCCTCATTTCATTCTTGATCGTCGAATACTGGGGCTTGCGCAGTTTAGGGTTTTTCCGCTATCTCAACAGCTTTTTTAATGTTGGACAGTTACGTGACGGTTTCAAGAGCTTATTTAAAGGAAAATTTAGACCTGCCATCAGCGGTATAATGTTCGGCTTCATCAATATATTTGTAGGTTTGATAGAAGTACTCAGTCACATCATTCGGATAATCAGCTTCACCTTCCGTCTCTTTGGCAATATGACTGCCGGCGAGATATTGCTGCTGGTAGTGACTTTTCTGGTACCATTTGTAGTATCAATAATCTTCTACGGATTAGAATTACTTGTCGGCGTTGTTCAAGCATTGATTTTCGCCGGCTTAACGCTTGTATTTGGCGTTATCGCCATGGCTCCACATGAAGAGGAGCCGGAGCATGCAAATTAATAAAGGAGGAAACAAATGGACGCGGAAACTATGAAGATGTTAGCTGCAGGGCTAGCCGGAGGTCTGGGCATGATAGGCCCCGGTATCGGATTAGGGCTTATTGGCTTTGGTGCCATGCAGGCCATTGGGCGCAACCCCGAAGCCAGAGGCCCAATCCTGACGAATATGATTCTGATAGGTGCCTTTGCTGAAGCAATCGGAATCTACGCTTTGATCGTAGCCATTCTGCTGGCCCTAGTAGTCTAAAAAGGAGAGTTAAAAATGGAAGAGGGTGGATTGCCAGGTTTCATAGGTGGCCTTATCAGCGCAGCTATAACCATCGGGGTTGTAGTAGCTTTTAGCATGATTATCCTGGTCTTTATTCTGGCTCAAGCCTGAGTTATCAAGCTTGATTTTGCGCTTGGTGTCTAACTGATAGTAAAGGATAATCAATAAACTAACAGGTCAGGTGACGATATGGAAGGTATAGGGATTAACATACCGCTTTTAATAGCATTTGTCGTAAACTTCATTATTTTGTTTACCATATTGAGTATTGTTGCATACAAGCCGGTACTCAAGATGCTCGAGGCAAGACAAGCTAAAATAAGAGAAAGTATGGAACAAGCCGAAAAAATCAGGCAAGAAACGGCACGCAGCGAAGAGGAAATCAAAGCTCAACTGGAAAAAGCACGCAAAGAGGGACAGGGTGTCATAGCCCAGGCGACGCAAATTGGAGAAAGGTTAAAGGAAGAGGCCAAACAGGGTGCTCGCGAGGAAGCTGAGTCGCTGATTGCCAAAGCGCGCAGCGAAATACAACGGGAACGTGATAAAAGTATCGAGGAACTACGTGCCGAATTTGCTGATATCGCCATCCTCGCTGCAGAAAAGGTCATTAAAGAAACATTAGATAAAAAGAAACACCGCAAAATCATTGATCAAGTGCTCAAGGAAAGCACAACTTTTGAACAAAAAAAATAGAAGGCTTCGGTTAAATGCCAGTAACAACATCTGTTAAACGATACGCTCAAGCAGTCTTCGAGATTGCTCTGGAAGGCAATAAGCTGAAAGAGTGGCAATCTAACCTGACAAAGATTGCCAAACTTGTACAAGATGATGAATTTGTATCATTGGCGGAAAATCCTAAAATTCAGTTCGACCTGAAGACAAAGCTGGTACAAGAGAGATTAGGGAAAATAAATCCTATGGCCCTGAATCTAGTCTATCTCCTAATCTCCAAAGGAAAAATCAAAACAGCTAGTCAAATCTCAGAAGAATATAACCGCTTATTGAATGAGCACTATGGAATAATAAATGCGGAGGTTACCACAGCCATTCCGCTAGATAACATGGAAAGAGAAAGGCTTGGTCAAAACCTTGAAGCGCTGGTCGGAAAGAAAGTCAGCATGAACGTTCAAGTCAACCCAGATATTCTGGGTGGTTTCATTGCCAGAATAGACGATAGTCTTATTGACGGTAGCATCCGCCACAACCTAGAAATGTTAAAGAAGAGGTTGGCTGAAACCAGAAAATAACTGCCCATAAGGGGGTGAAAAATGACAACGGGTGGTCGAGACATAGTCTCTGTAATTAAAGAGCAAATCAAGCAATTTGGGTCTACCGTGGCCGTGGTAGACGTGGGAACAATAATCAGCGTCGGTGATGGCGTTGCTCGAATTCATGGGCTACGTGGTGCTAAATATAACGAACTTTTGGAATTCCCAAATGGGATTATGGGATTAGCACTTAATTTGGAAGAGGATAACGTCGCTACGGTTATTCTTGGCGATTTCAGTCATATTAAAGAAGGAGACGAGGTCCGCTCCACCGGAAGAGTAGTCGAGGTGCCTGTAGGTAACGAGCTTATCGGCCGCGTGGTCGACCCGCTTGGCAACCCCTTAGATGAGCAGGGATCGATTAAAACAACCAAGACACGGCCAGTGGAAAGGGTTGCGCCTAACGTCGTGATGAGGCAACGAGTAAACACGCCAGTATATACAGGTATAAAGGCGATAGATGCTTTGATTCCAATCGGGCGGGGGCAACGCGAGTTAATAATAGGCGACCGGTCCATAGGCAAATCAGCCATTGCTATCGATACCATCATCAACCAGAAAGGCGGCGACCTCATCTGCATTTACGTCGCTATCGGGCAAAAAACATCAAAAGTAGCACAAGTAATAGGCACGTTTCAGAAATATGGAGTCATGGAGCATACAATAGTCGTCGTTGCCAGTGCTTCTGACCCGGCGCCTTTGCAATACTTAGCCCCTTATTCCGGCTGTGCTATCGGCGAAGAATTCATGGAACAAGGAAAAGATGCGCTGGTTATCTATGACGACTTAACCAAGCATGCCTGGGCGTACCGGCAGCTATCCCTTATACTCAGGCGTCCGCCTGGCCGTGAGGCCTATCCCGGTGATGTTTTCTACCTTCACAGTCGACTTCTTGAAAGAGCTGCTAAGTTGGATGAAGAACATGGAGGCGGCTCACTCACCGCCCTCCCTATCATAGAAATCCAGGCCGGTGATTTAGCTGCTTATATTCCAACCAATGTTATCTCCATTACCGACGGGCAGATTTATCTTGAAACAGATATGTTTAATAGCGGTATCCGTCCGGCGTTAAACATTGGTCTATCGGTATCAAGAGTAGGCGGTAATGCTCAGACCAGAGCTATGAGACAGGTAGCTGGTAGATTAAGGATAGATATGGCCCAATATCGCGAGCTGGCCGCCTTCGCCCAATTCGGTACTGCTGATTTGGATAAAGCCACCCGGTCCCAACTAGAGCGCGGGCAACGTATCACCGAAGTATTGAAACAGCCCCAATACGTCCCGATGTCCTTAGATAAAGAGGTAACCATTCTGTATGCGGTCACGAACGGCTATCTGGACGATGTGCCCCTGGAAAAAATGGCTGCTGCGGAGCAGGGCTTCCATCGGTTTTTGGAAACGAATCACCCTGAGATAAATCAGCGTATCTTGACCGATAAGGAAATTAAACCAGAAACTGACGAGGCATTAAAATCAGCAATATCGGAGTTCAAGAAAAGCGCAGCTTACTAAAGGAAAACAATGATTAGTCCACGACTTCTTCGTCGACGTATTCGCAGTGTCCAGAGCACGGCTAAAATAACCAGGGCAATGGAAATGATTGCTACTGCTAAGATGAAGCGAGCCCAGGAACAAGCTCTGGCGGGACGTCCATACAGCAATAAAATTGGGCAGATAATCTCTGACCTAGCTGTTGAATCTGCAAAGACTGGGCCATTGCATCCCTTGTTATCGAAAAGAGATATAAAGAGAATAGCCATAGTACACATCACCACGGATAGAGGCTTATGCGGTGGGCTTAACGCTAATATGAATCGCTTAACCGCTAACTTTATTCTGGGACAGAGTGTGCCGGTTACACTTGTCACTATTGGACGCAAGGGGCGAGATTTCATGATGCGTTATAATTACGACGTCCGTGCCGAGTTCACGAAGATTAGTGATCGTCCTGCCTTACTGGAGACACTGCCCATTTCTCATATCGTTATCGACGACTACACCAGCGGCTATATAGACATGGTCTATCTAGCTTACACTCAATTCGTCAGTACGATGACGCAAAGGCCAACATTAGAACCGCTGCTTCCAGTAGAACCGGCGTCAATACCCAAGACAGAAACTACTGAATATATTTACGAACCGGACCCAATTTTTGTTCTGGGTGAGCTTCTGCCACGTTTTGTGGAAATGAAGGTTTACCATGCTATTCGAGAGGCTATTGCCAGTGAGCAATCGGCCCGAATGGTAGCTATGCGAAACGCCACCGATAATGCCAACGATGTTATTTCTGATCTCACTCTAACTTTAAACAAAGCACGCCAGGAGATGATTACCAAAGAACTCCTTGACATTACTGGAGGCGTCGAAGTCCTACACTAGGAGGTGAAACTTTGGCAAAAGGCAAAGTAGTTCAAGTAATCGGAACAGTAGTTGATGTAGAATTCCCTCAAGAAGCGTTACCAGCAATCTATAATGCCATCGAGATTAATCAAGATGGCGAGAAAATTGTTCTTGAAGTTCAACAACATGCAGGCAATAATTGGGTTCGCTGTCTGGCTTTATGTCCTACTGATGGGCTAGAAAGAGGCGCCGAGGCGGTTGACACTGGAGCATCGGTAACTGTGCCTGTAGGAAAAGCCACTCTAGGGCGATTGTTTAATGTCTTCGGTGAAACATTAGATAATCTTGGCCCCGTGAAAACCAAGGAAAGGCTTCCAATTCATCGTCCCCCACCCCCACTGGAAGATCAAGAAACAACAACTCAAATGCTGGAAACAGGTCTAAAGGTAATAGACTTGATTACTCCTTTTACTAGAGGTGGTAAAATCGGCGCTTACGGTGGCGCTGGAGTAGGCAAGACTGTCATCATAATGGAGCTGATTCATAACATTGCCACCGAGCACGGCGGCTTCTCCGTATTCGCCGGCGTGGGTGAAAGGTCAAGAGAAGGTAACGACCTTTGGCGAGAGATGAAAGAATCTGGTGTCATCGAAAAGACCATGATGGTCTTTGGTCAAATGAACGAACCTCCTGGAGTCCGAGCGCGAATTGGCTTGACTGGCGTAACTATGGCAGAATATTTCCGTGAAGCAGAAGGACAGGATGTACTTTTGTTCATCGACAACATTTACCGCCACATTCTGGCTAATATGGAGGTGTCAGCACTTCTTGGTCGCATGCCATCTGCTGTCGGCTACCAACCCACACTAGCCACTGATGTCGGCGAACTAGAAGAAAGAATCACGTCTACAAAGAGAGGTTCCATTACTTCATTCCAAGCCATATATGTGCCTGCTGATGACTATACAGACCCCGGAATCGTAACCACTTTCGGTCACCTTGACGGGGTAATTTCATTGGAACGCTCTATAGCCGAGCTTGGTATCTATCCTGCGGTCGACCCACTAACTTCGAATTCTCGTATTCTCGACCCACAAGTTGTCGGTGAAGAACATTATCAAGTTGCTCGCGGTGTACAACGGGTATTGCAACGCTACAAAGACCTTCAAGACGTAATTGCCATACTGGGGATGGAGGAATTGAGCGACGAGGATAAGCTTACCGTAGCCAGAGCCCGTCGTATTCAAAGATTCCTCTCCCAGCCTATGTTCGTTGCTGAGGCTTTCACTGGCACCGAAGGCAAATATGTTCCTATAAAAGAAACAGTACGCGGTTTCAAGGAAATTCTAGAAGGCAAACATGACCAGCTACCTGAAGCAGCTTTTTTCATGGTTGGGACCATTGACGAAGCAGTAGCCAAAGCCAAGAAACTTGAGGAAGGATAATGGCAACTCTAAGACTCGAAATCATAACGGCTGAGCGCCAGGTTTTTTCTGATTATGTAAATACGGTGGTCGCCCCAGGCGTTGAGGGAGAGCTAGGTATACTACCACACCATGCTCCTTTAATAACCATGCTCAAACCGGGAGAAGTACTAATTAGAAAAGATGGCGAGGAAACATACATGTCTGTTTCCGGTGGTTTCCTCGAAGTACGTCCCGATAAAATCTTAATCCTGGCCGATGCCTGTGAACGCGCCGAAGAAATCGATATTGAACGCGCCGAAGCGGCTAAACGTCGAGCTGAAGAAAGGCTCAAAACCCTTACACCGGAAGTAGACGTGGCACAAGTCCAAGCTGCTCTTCTTCGCTCTCTTGTACGTCTTAAGGTAGCTGAAAGGAGACGCCGAAAGTCGGCAGCAGGGCGATAATTATCCTTCAGCAAATCAGCAGGCGATTGTATATCGGAATTACAGGAGCTTTCAATTACCAAACCACTGACCTACGGTGTACCTGACAGGTCAACTATATTATCTCAAGCCTGACACGAATACCCTCTTTAGTCGCCACCACACGAAGCAGGGTTCGCATCGCCTCAGCAACACGGCCCTGCCTACCAATCACTCTCCCTTTATCATCTGGAGCAACTTCCAACTTCACCACCACCATATTCTTATCATCAGTTTCCTCAGTAACTCTTACATCATCAGGTGCGTTAACAATAGACTTGGCGATGTACTCTATTATCTCCTTCATTATGATGACTCCTCAGTAGTTGATTTGGTTTTGGCTGTGGTTTTCGTCTTTCTTGGTTTTGTTGCCCGTGTCTTCTTTGCAGCAGTTGGCTTAAACTTATCCATTACCCCCGCTTTAGACAGCAACCTTAATACAGTGTCTGTTGGCTTGGCACCATGCTTAAGCCACTTCAGCGCTTTTTCTTCATCAACAACAAATGTCTCCGGCTCAGTCAACGGATTATAATGTCCGATGATCTCGATAAAATCGCCATCTCTCGGTGACCTGTGATCAGCCACTACAACTCGGTATATAGGTTTATTTCTGGTGCCAACCCGCCGTAATCTTATCTTTACCATGAGCTACCCGTTTAGGTTAAGCCTCCTCGATAATTTTTACAGGCTATTATGCACCAAGTTACCATACCTGTCAACATGTCAGCACTTCCGATGTTGCCACCAGTGAACTCAGCCATTATAATCAAGGATGTGAAAATACAGCAGCTGCACGGTTGGCAAATAAGTATCGCCCAAGCTAAACAGATACAAACGGAGCTGGCTAGCCAAGTATCACGCAAAAGCGAGGCCATTAAACCTCGCTTTATCGCCGGTGTTGATATATCGGCACCAGACGCCAGAGGGATTGCTCGGGCTGCTGCGGTCATCCTCAACTACCCCGAACTTAAGGTGATTGAGGTCAAAACCGCAGAGGATAAACTCAATTTTCCTTATATACCCGGCCTCTTATCTTTCAGAGAGGCCCCGTTAGTATTGGCTGCTTGTCAAAAACTATCTACCGACCCCGACCTTATTCTAGCGGATGGCCAAGGAATTGCTCATCCCAGACGCTTTGGAATCGCCTCACACCTAGGTTTGCTCCTCGACATACCCACTATAGGCTGTGCCAAATCACGCCTGTGTGGCACCCATGCATCCACAACCGCTGAAGCCGGTGCTTACACTGAACTTACTGACAACGGCGAGATTATCGGAGTCGCTTTGCGAACTAAAGCTAATGTGAGCCCACTCTACGTTTCTATCGGTCATAAGATTGACCTCCCAACAGCCATCCATTGGGTAATGGAGTGCTGCCGCAACCAACGACTTCCTGAGCCTTCTCGATTGGCCCATATTGCTGCTAGCGGTAAACCAGTACCCATCCTTGATAATCAACAACAGAGATTATTTACCCAGCCTTCTGACTCAACCAATCCACATGCAGAATAGGAGTTGTGAATAATGCAGGAAGAAAAGGATAAACTAGAAGCTCTGCAACATCGAATCTCAGACATAATGGTGCGTCTTTGACATTCCAAACAAGGAAATGGAAATCGCCAAGTTAGAGGCTGAAACCACTAAGCCAGACTTCTGGCTAGATCCAGCTAAGGCACAGTCCACAATGCGTCGGCTAGTAGCTACTAAGGATATGGCCCAGACCTGGCGTCAGCTAGAGAAGAAAGTCACTGATCTTATTGACATGACAATCTTAGCCATCGAAGAAAATGAACAATCTCTTCGAGAAGAAACCCAGCGAGACATAGAGGAAATAACCTCTCAACTCGATGAACTGGAAACCAGATTGCTTTTGAGTGACGAATATGACACCAGAGATGCCATATTAGCTGTGCATGCTGGCGCTGGCGGCACCGAGTCCCAGGACTGGGCAGAAATGCTGTTTAGAATGTACATGCGCTGGGCAGAACAGCGCAAATACAAAACCGAAATACTAGATACCTCCAGTGGTGAGGAGGCTGGTATCAAGAGTGCCACTGTGGAAATTAAAGGGGATTATGCTTATGGCTATTTAAAATCAGAGCACGGGGTCCACCGTTTAGTTCGCCTGTCCCCATTCGATGCCGACCATGCCCGTCATACTTCGTTCGTCCTGGTCGAAGTCCTTCCCGAAGCTGAAGAGGAAATAGATATCAAGGTAAATCCTGAGGATTTGAAAATAGATACCTTCAGGTCAAGCGGACCAGGCGGACAGCACATGCAAAAAACAAGCAGTGCTGTTAGAATAACTCATCTACCTACTGGACTAGTAGTGGCCTGTCAAAGTCAACGTTCTCAGCGTCAGAACAAAGAGAGCGCCCTAAAGGTGCTTTATGCTCGCCTTCTTGAACTAAAGCGCGCTGAAAAGGAGAGGGAAAAGGCTAAATTCAAAGGCGAACGCATTGAAGCTGGCTGGGGTAACCAAATTAGAAGCTATGTCCTCCATCCCTACCGAATGGTCAAAGACCATCGCACTAATTACGAAACCAGTGATACCACCGCTGTCCTGGACGGAGAGCTTGATGATTTCATCACCGCCTATCTGCGTCACAAACTGGGAGAGGGAAAATGACTAAATGGTTCATTCCGCTAATCCTGGCTATTATTCTATTTATTACACCGACGATTACCTATTCCCAAGACGGAATCTCTCTACTAGACAGCACTGCTGAGATATATTTCCCCTCTGCCTTAGTCTTCAAAATCAAGACCACAA
This Chloroflexota bacterium DNA region includes the following protein-coding sequences:
- a CDS encoding KH domain-containing protein — its product is MKEIIEYIAKSIVNAPDDVRVTEETDDKNMVVVKLEVAPDDKGRVIGRQGRVAEAMRTLLRVVATKEGIRVRLEII
- the rpsP gene encoding 30S ribosomal protein S16, with the protein product MVKIRLRRVGTRNKPIYRVVVADHRSPRDGDFIEIIGHYNPLTEPETFVVDEEKALKWLKHGAKPTDTVLRLLSKAGVMDKFKPTAAKKTRATKPRKTKTTAKTKSTTEESS
- a CDS encoding deoxyribonuclease V — encoded protein: MLPPVNSAIIIKDVKIQQLHGWQISIAQAKQIQTELASQVSRKSEAIKPRFIAGVDISAPDARGIARAAAVILNYPELKVIEVKTAEDKLNFPYIPGLLSFREAPLVLAACQKLSTDPDLILADGQGIAHPRRFGIASHLGLLLDIPTIGCAKSRLCGTHASTTAEAGAYTELTDNGEIIGVALRTKANVSPLYVSIGHKIDLPTAIHWVMECCRNQRLPEPSRLAHIAASGKPVPILDNQQQRLFTQPSDSTNPHAE
- the prfB gene encoding peptide chain release factor 2 (programmed frameshift) yields the protein MMQEEKDKLEALQHRISDIMVRLDIPNKEMEIAKLEAETTKPDFWLDPAKAQSTMRRLVATKDMAQTWRQLEKKVTDLIDMTILAIEENEQSLREETQRDIEEITSQLDELETRLLLSDEYDTRDAILAVHAGAGGTESQDWAEMLFRMYMRWAEQRKYKTEILDTSSGEEAGIKSATVEIKGDYAYGYLKSEHGVHRLVRLSPFDADHARHTSFVLVEVLPEAEEEIDIKVNPEDLKIDTFRSSGPGGQHMQKTSSAVRITHLPTGLVVACQSQRSQRQNKESALKVLYARLLELKRAEKEREKAKFKGERIEAGWGNQIRSYVLHPYRMVKDHRTNYETSDTTAVLDGELDDFITAYLRHKLGEGK
- a CDS encoding F0F1 ATP synthase subunit epsilon, translating into MATLRLEIITAERQVFSDYVNTVVAPGVEGELGILPHHAPLITMLKPGEVLIRKDGEETYMSVSGGFLEVRPDKILILADACERAEEIDIERAEAAKRRAEERLKTLTPEVDVAQVQAALLRSLVRLKVAERRRRKSAAGR